A single Actinomadura algeriensis DNA region contains:
- a CDS encoding LysR family transcriptional regulator — protein MDVDTRLLRYFVTVAEEGNLTRAAERLFVSQPALTKQIRQLENRLGVRLFTRSRAGMALTEPGRALAERAPALLDGWDDTWRATRAADRRAARVLHVGYLASAANEATPRIIAAFGRRRPDWRVEMRQTPWSVPAAGLADGAVDVALVRLPFPGQDGFRTRVLLTEPRHAVLPATHPLAARETISFQDLRDEPFIAAPPETGDWRDHWLGAEGRDGRPARVGAVAEQTDDWLSAVANGLGVALAPASAARFYARPGIVYRPVDGVAPSRVAVAWPPAADANPIVRDFVVSCLEEASGRERPAAGPG, from the coding sequence ATGGACGTCGACACCCGGCTGCTGCGCTATTTCGTCACGGTCGCGGAGGAGGGCAACCTGACCCGCGCGGCGGAACGGCTCTTCGTGTCGCAGCCCGCCCTGACCAAGCAGATCAGGCAGCTCGAGAACCGGCTCGGCGTCCGGCTGTTCACCCGGTCGCGGGCCGGGATGGCGCTCACCGAACCCGGCCGGGCCCTCGCCGAGCGCGCGCCCGCCCTGCTCGACGGCTGGGACGACACCTGGCGCGCGACACGCGCCGCGGACCGCCGGGCCGCCCGCGTCCTGCACGTCGGCTACCTCGCGAGCGCCGCGAACGAGGCGACCCCGCGCATCATCGCGGCGTTCGGGCGGCGCCGCCCCGACTGGCGGGTCGAGATGCGGCAGACGCCCTGGTCCGTGCCCGCGGCGGGCCTCGCGGACGGCGCCGTGGACGTCGCCCTCGTGCGGCTCCCGTTCCCCGGCCAGGACGGCTTCCGCACGCGGGTCCTGCTCACCGAGCCGCGCCACGCCGTGCTCCCCGCGACGCACCCGCTCGCCGCCCGCGAGACGATCTCCTTCCAGGACCTGCGGGACGAGCCGTTCATCGCCGCCCCGCCGGAGACCGGCGACTGGCGGGACCACTGGCTCGGCGCCGAGGGGCGCGACGGCCGCCCGGCCCGCGTCGGCGCCGTCGCCGAGCAGACCGACGACTGGCTGAGCGCCGTCGCGAACGGACTCGGCGTCGCCCTCGCGCCCGCGTCCGCCGCCCGCTTCTACGCCCGTCCGGGCATCGTCTACCGCCCGGTCGACGGCGTCGCCCCGAGCCGCGTCGCCGTCGCCTGGCCCCCGGCCGCCGACGCGAACCCGATCGTCCGGGACTTCGTCGTGTCCTGCCTGGAGGAGGCGTCCGGCCGCGAACGTCCGGCCGCCGGTCCTGGGTGA
- a CDS encoding DoxX family protein: MLFIAYVTVTVVTIAANAGMAAADFARARFVLGNSAEVGVPAAWVPYLGAAKAAGAAGLLLGLVGVPFIGVAAAAGLVLFFVGAVAAHVRARVFHNFAFPGGYLALAVASLALAAAH; the protein is encoded by the coding sequence ATGCTGTTCATCGCCTATGTCACCGTCACCGTCGTCACGATCGCGGCCAACGCCGGAATGGCCGCCGCGGACTTCGCGAGGGCCCGTTTCGTGCTGGGCAATTCCGCCGAGGTCGGGGTACCGGCGGCGTGGGTCCCCTACCTCGGGGCGGCGAAGGCCGCCGGGGCCGCCGGGCTGCTGCTCGGGCTCGTCGGCGTCCCCTTCATCGGGGTCGCCGCGGCGGCGGGGCTCGTCCTGTTCTTCGTCGGGGCGGTCGCCGCGCACGTCCGCGCCCGGGTTTTCCACAACTTCGCGTTCCCCGGCGGATACCTCGCGCTGGCCGTAGCGTCGCTGGCACTGGCCGCCGCGCACTGA
- a CDS encoding SAM-dependent methyltransferase, with the protein MDLRTDQPHPARVYDFYLGGKDHFAPDRELGRRVLEICPQLASGAQTNRRFLARSVGLLTREYGIRQFLDLGTGLPTSPNLHEVAQKIAPEAQIVYVDNDPIVLTHARALLAGTPEGVTRYVDGDVVDIDRILEEAARTLDFGRPVAVSALALLHFLPDPRPAEMLAKVRDRLVPGSFLSISHALPGLREAAAAYQGATGLGTLRDRDEISALFGDFELLEPGLTEPHHWRPELEPAEEDPEGELDGLGACGVARKR; encoded by the coding sequence ATGGATCTGCGCACCGACCAGCCGCACCCCGCCCGGGTGTACGACTTCTACCTCGGCGGCAAGGACCATTTCGCTCCCGACCGTGAACTCGGCCGGCGGGTTCTGGAGATCTGCCCGCAGCTGGCGTCGGGCGCGCAGACGAACCGCAGGTTCCTGGCCCGCTCCGTCGGGCTGCTCACGCGCGAATACGGAATCCGGCAGTTCCTCGACCTCGGCACCGGATTGCCGACCTCGCCCAACCTGCACGAGGTCGCGCAGAAGATCGCGCCCGAAGCGCAGATCGTGTACGTCGACAACGACCCCATCGTGCTCACCCACGCGCGGGCGCTGCTCGCCGGCACGCCCGAGGGCGTCACCCGTTACGTCGACGGGGACGTCGTCGACATCGACCGCATCCTGGAGGAGGCGGCCCGAACGCTCGACTTCGGACGTCCGGTCGCGGTCAGCGCGCTGGCGCTGCTGCACTTCCTGCCCGACCCGCGGCCCGCCGAGATGCTGGCGAAGGTCCGCGACCGGCTCGTGCCCGGCAGCTTCCTGTCGATCAGCCACGCGCTCCCGGGCCTCCGGGAGGCCGCCGCGGCCTACCAGGGCGCGACGGGGCTGGGCACCCTGCGCGACCGGGACGAGATCAGCGCCCTGTTCGGCGACTTCGAACTCCTCGAACCGGGCTTGACCGAGCCGCACCACTGGCGTCCCGAACTGGAGCCCGCCGAGGAGGACCCCGAGGGCGAACTCGACGGTCTCGGAGCGTGCGGGGTGGCCCGCAAGCGCTGA
- a CDS encoding DUF892 family protein: MTTIEKKLVDYLKDAHALQQHVQGVLSELLTTAADEPDLCRRLGEYAHRNRRHTREIEDRLRAHGASPSIVRDAEMLWGAIADVLKYRNHVGRHVRDGYVAAHLQIAEAEMLRRIAARVGDEETADVARAVCEDAHAVSAAISDNWDAAVELSLQRHGVHLHR; encoded by the coding sequence ATGACGACGATCGAGAAGAAACTGGTCGACTACCTCAAGGACGCGCACGCGCTGCAGCAGCACGTGCAGGGCGTCCTGAGCGAACTGCTCACCACGGCGGCCGACGAACCGGACCTGTGCCGCAGGCTGGGGGAGTACGCGCACCGCAACCGGCGGCACACCCGCGAGATCGAGGACCGGCTGCGCGCGCACGGGGCGTCGCCGTCGATCGTCCGGGACGCCGAGATGCTGTGGGGCGCCATCGCGGACGTGCTGAAGTACCGCAACCACGTCGGACGGCACGTCCGGGACGGCTACGTGGCCGCCCACCTGCAGATCGCCGAGGCCGAGATGCTCCGCCGCATCGCCGCCCGCGTCGGCGACGAGGAGACGGCGGATGTCGCCCGCGCGGTGTGCGAGGACGCCCACGCGGTCTCCGCGGCCATCTCCGACAACTGGGACGCCGCGGTGGAGCTGTCCCTGCAGCGCCACGGCGTCCACTTGCACCGCTGA
- a CDS encoding acyl-CoA dehydrogenase gives MAIAIGEEHRELAGTTRTFLNDQGARAANRALLEADEETLPAFWDGFARLGLLGVHLPEEHGGGGAGLPELVVIVEELGRAVAPGPMVPTMAASAVIAACGTGEQRARLLPDLAAGRTVAALGVGGAVTVDGGKATGDAGVVLGAGLAGLLLLPAGDDVIVVRTDAPGVRVEVPPNLDPSRRSARIGLDGAEVTDVLPSARAHAVAIARTLAGAEAVGGALECVERAVEYAKVREQFGRTIGTFQAVKHHCADMLVAAELGTAAVWDAARAATGPAAEFEYAAAVAGTLAMPAFTRNAGLNTQVHGGIGFTWEHDAHLLLRRAATLEAIVDPRDAARDVTRLSVAGVVRATDLDLPPEAEAARAEVRALAREIAALPEDEQRVRLIDTGYVQPHWPRPWGLEASAGLQLVIDEEFRAAKVKRPSYGITSWNILTLVQHGTQDQVDRWVRAALLGDEVWCQLFSEPEAGSDAAAVRTRAVKVEGGWKVNGQKVWTSGAHYSRRGLATVRTDPDASKHAGVTMMVIDMKAPGVEVRPLRQATGHSEFNEVFFSDVFVPDEDVIGAPNEGWKVARATLGNERVSIGGGVGAPLGSDVVKLYAEHPDAVPADRIGAHAAEERALKLLNLRSAERAVAGGEPGPEGNITKLVLAEHGHATAALLGEFAGPQTAFGDGLGAMAGMLRLGSRAMSIAGGTSEITRNQIAERILGLPRDPLIR, from the coding sequence ATGGCGATCGCCATCGGCGAGGAGCACCGCGAACTGGCCGGGACGACCCGGACTTTCTTGAACGATCAGGGCGCGCGTGCCGCGAATCGCGCCCTGCTGGAGGCCGACGAGGAGACGCTGCCCGCGTTCTGGGACGGCTTCGCCCGGCTCGGGCTGCTCGGCGTGCACCTGCCGGAGGAGCACGGCGGCGGCGGGGCGGGGCTCCCCGAGCTGGTCGTCATCGTGGAGGAACTCGGCCGGGCCGTGGCGCCGGGGCCGATGGTGCCGACGATGGCGGCGTCCGCCGTGATCGCCGCCTGCGGGACCGGCGAGCAGCGCGCCCGCCTCCTCCCGGACCTGGCGGCCGGACGGACGGTCGCGGCGCTCGGCGTCGGCGGCGCGGTCACCGTCGACGGCGGGAAGGCGACCGGCGACGCCGGGGTCGTCCTGGGCGCGGGACTCGCCGGGCTGCTGCTGCTCCCGGCGGGTGACGACGTGATCGTCGTCCGGACGGACGCGCCGGGCGTCCGGGTCGAGGTGCCGCCGAACCTCGACCCGTCCCGCCGGTCGGCCCGGATCGGCCTCGACGGCGCCGAGGTGACGGACGTCCTGCCGTCGGCGCGCGCGCACGCCGTGGCCATCGCGCGGACGCTGGCGGGTGCGGAGGCCGTCGGCGGGGCGCTGGAGTGCGTGGAGCGGGCCGTCGAGTACGCGAAGGTGCGCGAGCAGTTCGGCCGGACGATCGGCACGTTCCAGGCGGTCAAGCACCACTGCGCGGACATGCTCGTCGCGGCGGAGCTCGGCACGGCGGCGGTGTGGGACGCGGCGCGCGCGGCGACCGGGCCCGCGGCCGAGTTCGAGTACGCCGCGGCCGTCGCCGGGACGCTCGCGATGCCCGCCTTCACGCGGAACGCGGGGCTGAACACGCAGGTCCACGGCGGCATCGGGTTCACCTGGGAGCACGACGCGCACCTGCTGCTGCGGCGCGCGGCGACGCTGGAGGCGATCGTCGACCCGCGGGACGCGGCACGCGACGTCACGCGGCTGAGCGTCGCGGGCGTCGTCCGGGCGACCGACCTCGACCTGCCGCCGGAGGCGGAGGCCGCGCGGGCGGAGGTGCGGGCCCTCGCCCGGGAGATCGCCGCGCTGCCCGAGGACGAGCAGCGCGTCCGGCTGATCGACACCGGGTACGTGCAGCCGCACTGGCCGCGCCCGTGGGGCCTGGAGGCGTCCGCCGGGCTGCAGCTGGTGATCGACGAGGAGTTCCGCGCCGCGAAGGTGAAGCGCCCCTCGTACGGGATCACCAGCTGGAACATCCTCACGCTGGTGCAGCACGGCACCCAGGACCAGGTCGACCGCTGGGTGCGCGCCGCGCTGCTGGGCGACGAGGTGTGGTGCCAGCTGTTCAGCGAGCCGGAGGCCGGGTCGGACGCGGCGGCCGTCAGGACCCGGGCCGTCAAGGTCGAGGGCGGCTGGAAGGTCAACGGGCAGAAGGTGTGGACGAGCGGCGCGCACTACAGCCGCCGCGGCCTCGCGACCGTCCGCACCGACCCGGACGCGTCCAAGCACGCGGGCGTCACGATGATGGTGATCGACATGAAGGCGCCGGGCGTGGAGGTGCGGCCGCTGCGGCAGGCGACGGGCCACTCGGAGTTCAACGAGGTGTTCTTCTCCGACGTGTTCGTCCCGGACGAGGACGTGATCGGCGCGCCGAACGAGGGCTGGAAGGTCGCGCGGGCGACGCTCGGCAACGAACGGGTCAGCATCGGCGGCGGCGTCGGCGCGCCGCTCGGCTCGGACGTCGTGAAGCTGTACGCCGAGCACCCGGACGCCGTCCCGGCGGACCGGATCGGCGCGCACGCGGCGGAGGAGCGGGCGCTGAAGCTGCTGAACCTGCGCAGCGCCGAGCGGGCAGTGGCGGGCGGCGAACCGGGACCGGAGGGCAACATCACCAAGCTGGTCCTGGCCGAGCACGGGCACGCCACCGCCGCGCTGCTGGGCGAGTTCGCCGGGCCGCAGACGGCGTTCGGCGACGGCCTCGGCGCGATGGCGGGGATGCTGCGGCTGGGCTCGCGCGCGATGTCGATCGCGGGCGGCACGTCGGAGATCACCCGCAACCAGATCGCCGAGCGCATCCTCGGGCTGCCCCGCGACCCGCTGATCCGGTAG
- a CDS encoding RICIN domain-containing protein yields MQTRLLAGGVALVVVAAAVFGVGALISYQQGREDKDRKENVALNQRADPVAVPPSPSPSPGESSPSPSASPGGASRGEAAAAPRPSEDEAKPKAAKRAPTSRFPTGPNFSTTTDVLLRNVMTGLCADVPKFGKGRPNGPVEQFRCDGTTKDNQLWDLVVNQQGAGPDGADLFTIRNAKDGLCMDLPGYGRPAKTAKVTEWRCNPGGGDNQMWYLDRKEPGRFWIRNHSSKGLCLDVAGVAGAGGPAADLTLYPCTMTGDHLWSFA; encoded by the coding sequence GTGCAGACGCGCCTTCTGGCGGGCGGCGTCGCGCTGGTCGTCGTGGCGGCGGCGGTGTTCGGCGTCGGCGCGCTGATCTCCTACCAGCAGGGCAGGGAGGACAAGGACCGCAAGGAGAACGTCGCGCTGAACCAGCGCGCGGATCCGGTGGCGGTGCCGCCGTCGCCCAGTCCGTCCCCCGGCGAGTCGTCGCCGTCCCCGTCCGCGTCGCCGGGCGGCGCTTCGCGGGGGGAGGCGGCCGCGGCGCCGCGGCCGTCGGAGGACGAGGCGAAGCCAAAAGCGGCGAAGCGGGCTCCGACGTCGCGGTTCCCCACCGGCCCGAACTTCTCGACGACCACGGACGTGCTGCTGCGCAACGTGATGACGGGCCTGTGCGCGGACGTGCCGAAGTTCGGCAAGGGGCGGCCGAACGGGCCGGTCGAGCAGTTCAGGTGCGACGGGACGACGAAGGACAACCAGCTCTGGGATCTGGTGGTGAATCAGCAGGGCGCGGGCCCGGACGGCGCCGACCTGTTCACGATCCGCAACGCCAAGGACGGCCTGTGCATGGACCTGCCGGGTTACGGACGGCCCGCGAAGACGGCGAAGGTCACGGAGTGGCGCTGCAACCCGGGCGGCGGCGACAACCAGATGTGGTACCTGGACCGGAAGGAGCCCGGCCGGTTCTGGATCCGCAACCACTCGAGCAAGGGGCTGTGCCTGGACGTGGCGGGGGTGGCCGGGGCCGGCGGACCGGCGGCCGACCTCACCCTCTACCCGTGCACGATGACGGGCGACCACCTGTGGTCCTTCGCCTGA